atTGTAGTGTCATTACTTTTTCTCAGCTAgataattttattacctacatattataataattattattataaaattgatagttgtaatatattactaattaatactttagttaaaaaaatcatttaagatgtTAGGATTTTAGgattcataaacattaaacaagaATAAGTACtgttagttttgaaaatattaactcttttaatacattttgtatttatttaatttcactgTTATAGATATTTGCCAGGTTGAGATTCTACATTTGAAACAAAATCACGAATTTTGGAAATGGTTTGTTCGTAATTTAGAATACATTGAATTAattctgtaatatattaattaacagtGTCtattttggtacctacctatatctaatagattttaaatttttaaacaagattcctattatatattttcctgcccttaacaaaaaaaaaaaaagttaagggGAGtccaataaatttttatgagcatttgaagtttgaaatttctaattttttggcATTGTATTTTCACTCGTAAATTAACATATctcatttaatgattttttattctgttataattcaaaaacaaataactgtagaataCTTAAAACTGCCTATGAAAAGCGGTTCACATAAACAgtaagtagttaaaaaatacatgaaagagttcgcaaacatcatacTATCATTAATTGATCTGACTAAGGATGGGGAAATATGGATTTGGGAAAACAAACACCGAGAGacattaattagttaattattaattgccaacatttttttgtaagatAAAGCTGTTTTCTTTTTGAAATATACTTCAAATTGTTGAGTACTAGCCTAAAGTTCAAACTATGAAATACTTTAAGTATTTTTACCTATTACCTTtaccagtaggtacctacatcactCAACCATTTTGCATCAATGCatcatacacacatatatacatattattatatacctatatttattattttcattaattgttgtatatattatagtatttatatagtacctaggtatatccaGTGTTGGGgagtaacttaacttaggtTACAAGTTACTGTAACGAAatcactttttaaataatttgatggtaatttaattagattttattgtaagtaatttatatgtaatttaagttactattttgttgtaattattagtaaattactACCTTTAGgacataggtacttttttttggtttaatacatttttagaacgtattgataatattgtgtgtaaatattaaaatatatcatataacttataagtattataagtaaaattgtctgaactgtaatatttttgtcatagtTATTGACTATTTGATAAAAAAGTGTTACTTTTAGAATggaattattatctttattatgtGTTGTATTGTCGCGGACGGCTCTGAACGGTGTCAGCGTCTACGCATACAGTAGCGTTGTTGGAACtatcaaaactatttataaaagtGTGGCTTGACTGCTACCAGTCGAGGAATAAGCCCGGGTTCATATAGTAGTAAAAACTTTGGCGTAGACCACAACCATAACAATTATTGGTTCATTtctattattagctattatagTAAAACAGTCTGTCTGTACTAGCCGTCCGCTGAGAACGGCGCGTAAggcttattttgttatttaaatatacttagtaaacGGTAATACGTGACATCAAAATAACCATAATAagtttgtttcattttttttttaaatcgttatttattCTTCGAATTCAGCTGTTTGTAAGTGAATTacgagcatttttaatttacgccatattatatacgcataacttgctaaataataggtcaattcacactaatttttaaagtaatctAGTTATATGCTATCTGCTGTaggtaaatttggtatgttacgcacttgtaagacggagtcaaataaataaatatccgtgtggcgtcctcttaattatatttttataattttattcgcgGACGAATAGAGGTAGTTGACATTTTTCAGAAGACCACGGCACACTTAGTAAATGCTTGCGACACCCAGTTTGATAACCACTGGTTATACATAGTacaaatggtataataatattattttaattataaacaaaaattataatactgttgaAATGAACTGCGAAAATAATCTTGATACAGCCTACAAAAGGCTACATAATATGGGCAACGCGCGTAACTTACTACGAGACACTCAACGTACTAATGACGAACACAGAGCAGctgaatttatcattattattttatttaacttcaaCAAACAGCGTATTGATcgggtatttactatttactattgcCTATTTGAATTaccaacataaaattaatattttctaccaAGGATTACGGAATATGAGtacgttatttaaatatattttaatatcatgaCTTGATTATACGTCCGTATATGTCCCCGATATAGTGATACACACATAATGtaacgcacataataatatacattacaattagatttatatattaGCGCATCTCTTTactctataaaagtataaataatcaaaattatattattttgtatcaaacCTATTTTGGACATGTTCgtatagtattatgtaaaatgttgtatagttaaaaaaaatagtataatatggtaatataaaactaaaattaacaataattactaaagtCGTACaactaatatgataaataatgcaGTAATACTATACGTTTGTTACGAGTCTGtctatattttgttcttgtaaTAGCCaaagtgtaattatttttttaagagttgatgtgtttaatttctaatggtagtttattgtaatttttttgtgcACAGTTGGtgctttgatattatatatttgtctaGTATTATGTCCCAGTTCAGTTTTAAAAGtaaggttattttaaattatgtaaagtaCCGCcgctttataaaataatttttttatcggttgtcattgtataaattattttgcatgGTATCTTGAGTCTTTTTTTAggataattgttattattttattttatatttttttttaatagatctaTTAGTTGTACCAAACATACCTCCTCatatataaataccataatTAATTATGCTCTTAATGCTTGATATTCTACTCTAACTGTCTTAAGTTCTAAGAtatctttaaaatttttaaatgcatacataagttttcttaattaatttgttacaaATTTTATGTGGTCATTCCATTTAAGATTATGACACGTttctatacctaaatatttacagttattaactatttttacaaaGGCTTGGCATGTAAATATATTGTGATTTAAATAGTCATTCTCATGTGTACATAAATTTGCTTTATTTGGTTGATTCAAATTAACTATGTAGTGTGGTAATATGTAGGTTTTTTCTAAGTTtaggaataaattattttcacataaccatttttgtattttactcaTCTCTGATTGAACACTAGCAAATACTTTATTCCAGGATTGGCCATCAACAAAAAGTACTGTATCATCTACGTAGCAAActagtatttaagtaattaatttggtTAATTTGATATCCCTCCTAATCAAaggtataacaaatttaaatatataatatataatatacggatcAGTATACTTTAAAatccataaacatttaaaattaatagtacctatatagaattacatattgtattttgttcgCTAAAtctctataaattatacatgtttcttaatttaataaaagccGAATTCCACAAGCATTTACTACACTATTTTAGATAGTGAGTTATCGTcatcaatattaaaaacgttagacatttaacttttttttggaaacatttttcgaatttttaaaccatttaaacTCAATTCCAACCTCTCGTGAAAATTTTTTCGCCTATTAAAAGAGATTTCTGTTTACTTGTGTCATGGCTCattgattaaaatgttgttgtttTCCCAGTTCTGGTGAAGTTGATTAGCCttgattttcatttattttgattgaGTTAGAATTGGTGTCCGGAATCTTTTGACTTAATTACGGCAACATTTTTtcttggatttttatttttacctgtgAATATTTTGTACGTGTTATGAACTACAATTTCAACGTTTATCtttgatgtaattttattaactatatcaGCACACGACTCTTCAGGGGATTCGAGGACACCAAcaagttcaatattattttcaatggaCCTCTGTTCCAgtgagttaatttttttgttaaggcGTAAAACTATTTCGAATTATTTAATGTTCTGATccttaatcaatttattttctgtttgaatttgttttaaagaacaaaaaatttctttaacatgatttttaaaactatcaaATTGGTCGCTCATAAAGTCAACAGAATTTACTAAGGCTTCAATTTCTAAAAACAGCTTCTCTGAAGCCCGCCCACGCAAAGTGCAAGTACATAATTTGCATTTTGTATCTTCTCCCCTGGAAATTCCAACATGGTATATTGAACAGATCATTTTaaagtaacaataatagtaataaaatatgtttgattagATAAGCGAGCAGAAAGCATCAGACTAGGTCCAAACACAACGGAGCCagattgataacaataatttaatacatttgttgtggtttatatttttacacgagTGGAATATACTTAactgtttttttcaaacaaaatgtgtacactaattaagtatataaatattgatttcaacatttatttaaaataatgtttattggtACAATTGGTATagtgtataaaaaacaaataatttagttgttatactgacaaagttaaaaataatggcCTATTGTTTACTTGATATTTTATGGTGTCATCTGCAGGaaacctttttaaattaatgatacatctatttttattaacatgttaatgtatttttattccaGTGTAAAAGAAGTCGCTTCAAAAATAGCTGAGAGAATTATTGGTGCAACTGATGCTAGTGgagaatttatgtttttaataaagtgGGAAGAAATTGACGATTTTGATTTAATCTCAGCTAAAGAATCACAGTGGTAGATTTCTTCCTCTGGTtcatatctagaaaaaaaaaataatagttatattaattaggaatattttaatcctatataaacagaaacacacacacatcagaatctaaaacactatattattcaaatttaaaggtaatatgcAGGAAACTATGGAggctttttaatcattgacttttcaactaaaaattatgagcattttaaaacaaaattcaaaactataatatcaataaaagtctcAGAGATGCTCTAGACAATcttactattaaattgtataataggtacctcaatccactataagttttaaaataatttattaaatgtattatttggaacgtacattttgctatgttgtacatttataacaaagaACAAACACATAATGGAGAATGGAGTtctcttaacaaaattataataagaaggtACTTACCAATTATTGGTGTCCACTTTGTCCAGGATAGCCATTATTTCGAAGTAACCTGTTCATTCCACTAAACTCTCTAGACAGAACATaaaaattcagatattttaagataaaaatattttttttatatacaatacaatattcaaatacataatatttataattatagggacTATTGGTGTAATATAATGCATTTGagcaaatagtataaaaatattgttatgtttagttGGTTGTTCATAGTATGCTgcaatatactaataaaattatcgaTGTCTTGTGTTAACAGACTTGGAATCATTTGTGAattgttttatcattaataaaaatgttttaaatatatttacaaaaattttatgacacgttttttatcttgaaatttcaatgtacaactattgtaaaattatgttaaatagtctttatctaatagttaataattattaatatcttacctaTTACCATTTGACATAGAACTAAAGGTTCTTACACTTAAAGTTCTAGGTATTGCACTAGAAAAACAAgcattgtgattaaaatattgtaaatttagacataatataaatttcatatgtaaaaaaataatgtgtttcttaCGATGGTAAAATGTCATGGTTTATTCCTGGAATGATGGTATATGTGCTTTTATGATTTTCTAAGTCATCAAAAGAATGGTAGATATGTATAAAATTCTTTCTGCATACTGGACAAGTGGGTTCagactaaataacaaaaatataaaacataacttttgtgATAAGACACAAACTACTCAACACGtttctaattagttataatcaaattaattcttatattatctgcataaatcaatataattagattttttctgttgtaCCAAATAAATACTTCAGACAACAAGTAATACGACATTTTTctgaagttaaatttaaattacatacattttttatataatatgatatggttacgtttaacaactaataactattatgttttatctaaaCTTACATTTGGGCGTAGAAATAAACTTTCTTTTGACCACTGTTTTAAACATgtataacaaaacaaatgttTACACACATTTGTATAACTTTTGTTGTCAATGTCACCTAAACAAATTGGACAATCTTGGGACATGTTGAAATTTtagtctaaaacaaaaaaaataatttaaagaacataatattattataataatttaatgttaatttgaaTACCACTGCAAAAATTTAATTCCCTCCCCCCTTATTGCCATCATGTCAATAAGAACAGAATAGTAAAGAACACaattaaagatatatttaatatctgtGATAAAGCATAAATTCTGATATCATGATTATATGCTcggttacattttaaattttacattgttttctttggGTCTATTAGGTTGGCAACAAAGAATtaagaaatgaaaaatattaattttgtaaaaattaaatattaatctatactctcattacaattttaccttattaaagaaaattataactaagccaaaatttgaacatatttttatttaattttatagaatgtaagtatgtgtattattattattattatattattaaaataaaatcataacatcCCTAACCACTAGATATTACACTGTAAGttacacattaaatattaagttcaaaaaaaacgttgggttttaatgataattattttatttggttgaATTGAAAATGATTGCctgtattaactttttaaatatattttttttctaaactatttctatcagtttaataatatgtcGGAATTTCAAACAGTTTTGCGccatttcttaaatattatacatttattttcctatattttatatttctttaagttataatataataataataataatgcaatttaaagcaacaacaacataaataatacaaaaaagaatTACATGAAATATCATAGGTTACATATTGGCCATAAAAGCAAAGCTTGTGCTGGGGGAGCGAGTTTTCATCACcttaagaatacaaaaaaatataattgaaaaaacaatCTGTTATTTAAGTACGGTTTTTTATAACAgtcttattataatgatataatcttTGAAAAATCTTTAGACTTAAGATGGGATTTAAATGacattaaattatcaaactgattaatattaatatttaacaaacgaCATAGACCCGTATACAAGACACTTTTGTGATGACaccatagtattattaaaaggaaaatCAAATGGCctgttatttaaattaggtaatacatcgattaaattataaagtagttTGATGGTAACTATATggcaataaatttaaacaaatcttattttataaaatgtaatatttattataataatgtaaatagtactaaaaatttcaaaaaattgttcataatgCTAATTGTAAACATACGATTGGCTGTAATtatgttgaattaaaataactaacaagtataaaatatttatgattggtctatgacaataaattaaattgaaaataccaTATGGAGCATTTAACTGAGCTAGTAaggacattttttaatatttttaaaacacttaagactattattagatattaaagtTTTAAGGATAGTCTACAATTCATTAAGAATTTCTATCATTTCGTATGGTATAAGTACTATAACTGATAACGGGAgaacacggcggcggcggcccaTTGGTGGGAATTATACCTCGTGTACGTACGCGACCGGCGGTGCGATAAGCGCATGAAACGGGTTTGCCAACAGTGGCAaagaaagaaattaaaattgtgtactaAATTCCTaacttatgtatttattaattggaGAAAAAAACCCAGAAAAACGATATGACtgtgctataataaaataatcactcgCCTACTGCCTAAATTACGCGTTGGATAgcaaaatattgtgttaatagGATGTCatcgcactatttgttttctctctccggCCCACGCGCAAAATGCATTTGCGtcgaatcgttttttctatgtttttaagtaatcttagagtaaaatcccTCATTACAAAAtggatagagaataatatttttgagggaatgacatatcgatttctctaaatattgtttaaaaacaatttaaacgtaatttaaatttacaaaatgtttttgtttattttgaaagtcgaataacaataaaatataaaattgattcattccctctaaaatattactctctatcttttttgtaatgagggattttactctaagattacttaaaaacatagaaaaaacgattctgcgcaaatgcgttttgactatgttgcgcgtgggtcagagagagaaaacaaatagtgcgctgacatcctcttaagaaaggtattttttcaaataatagcAATCAAGAATGCAATTTCCTATACCTCACAACCCTTATAGGTATAACATGACAATATgcgtataagtatattttaatatggccTTAGGTATACTCACCAGTTAAGTGTTGTAGTGGATGCGTCAATATGCGTCTTACTTGTTGTAGAGAGAAAAACACAATGACGCGACTGCCAAGAACGTGGCACTCTGGACCTGCCAATGACTCAGGAATTGCACCCCACCACGCTCTTGACGGGGTTGTTGTTGCTATGTGGATAAAATTCGTCCCCTAGGCGGCGCGGCTAGCGGAGTCTATCGTCTTTGAAATTGTGTCTTGTCGGACGTTTACTTCATGCGTCATACTATATTCATGTGAGGCATATACAATACTAtttggtataatatgttattactatattattgacagtaataatatgtattatacgtgaagaatattattttagtattatttttttgtaattttaagttaaagttGTGTATTATTGGAGTCCAAACtatgaaaactttattttaaaaatgcgaagttaaaaaaatgattgttgaatgttatatagttattaatgttattaattatataattttcgtaattattttacttatataaaagaaaataatacaaagAATTTACAtcgtaatattagtaataaagtattaaaagtaataatttgaataagatTAATAAATTGAGTCCCAACAAGCgggtatgtataataatcacGGCAGTAGTTGCCTGGTTggcccaataaataataacaaattaatacaaatagtaTGCTATATGAATGACAGGATTACGTAAGGTACAATATGACGTAATCCCGGCACTGGGAGCGGCGTCGCACGAGGATAACACACAGTACAGGAAAACAACTATCGCTCTGGGGAGACAACTCGCGTACTACTTGGTAGCGCCGATTTTACGCGCAATATTAGACTCATTCATAAAATCGTCAATAACctgacgcggtcccgcgtaatagctgtttgaattcaaatagccttttacgcggaaagccgcgcaacgcttctcaaacaaaccgccaatcgacgacggacgacgccggcgcgcgacacccgcactgtgaaccgtcggccggccgttgggtgaaccggattgtAATGTCACGAGTTTACCATCGACGACCCGCACAAGACGGACACACACGTCCCCGGC
This genomic window from Metopolophium dirhodum isolate CAU chromosome 1, ASM1992520v1, whole genome shotgun sequence contains:
- the LOC132932487 gene encoding E3 ubiquitin-protein ligase Topors-like; its protein translation is MSQDCPICLGDIDNKSYTNVCKHLFCYTCLKQWSKESLFLRPNSEPTCPVCRKNFIHIYHSFDDLENHKSTYTIIPGINHDILPSAIPRTLSVRTFSSMSNGNREFSGMNRLLRNNGYPGQSGHQ